From the Desulfonatronum sp. SC1 genome, one window contains:
- a CDS encoding DJ-1/PfpI family protein encodes LFGLFMVSLLVVACQQQAPQAEVVKDVKRVAVMVAEGFHDGEAYMPIGYLTNRGVEVTVIGPSVGEVKAYNSDFTIRIEKAVGDVSVSDFDALILPGGRGPAILRENETVVAFARDFFKSGKPTAAICHGPQVLITAGVLEGKSCTAVGGVQDELVAAGANFLDQSVVLDGNLIT; translated from the coding sequence TGCTTTTTGGATTATTTATGGTTTCACTTTTGGTTGTAGCATGTCAACAGCAGGCTCCACAAGCAGAAGTAGTTAAAGATGTTAAGCGTGTGGCTGTGATGGTTGCGGAGGGCTTTCACGATGGCGAAGCTTATATGCCAATTGGATATCTTACAAATCGTGGTGTGGAAGTTACGGTAATTGGGCCATCCGTTGGCGAAGTGAAAGCCTATAACAGTGATTTTACCATACGCATAGAGAAAGCTGTTGGTGATGTGTCGGTGTCTGATTTTGATGCACTTATTTTGCCTGGCGGACGAGGGCCTGCCATTTTGCGTGAAAACGAGACTGTTGTTGCATTTGCACGCGATTTCTTTAAATCCGGTAAACCTACCGCCGCAATTTGTCACGGACCTCAGGTGCTTATTACTGCAGGTGTTTTGGAAGGTAAGAGCTGCACCGCCGTAGGAGGTGTTCAGGATGAGCTTGTTGCTGCAGGCGCCAATTTTCTGGATCAGTCAGTGGTGCTCGATGGCAATCTGATTACC